A section of the Acidobacterium capsulatum ATCC 51196 genome encodes:
- a CDS encoding ATP-binding domain-containing protein yields the protein MKRKRVWLSWSSGKDSAWALHMLRQQGDVEVVGLLTTLNGHFDRVAMHSTRRALVEAQAASAGLPLVTVPLPWPCSNEQYEAAMAGACAQARDEGVEAMAFGDLFLEDVRQYRIDKLAGTGLEPVFPLWGLDTRALAEEMIAAGVKTRLVCVDPRKLGKEFAGRDLDAALLAELPPEVDPCGERGEFHSFVYAGPMFREEILIESGEVVERDGFVFADVKLRGA from the coding sequence GTGAAACGCAAACGAGTCTGGTTGAGCTGGAGCAGCGGAAAAGACAGCGCGTGGGCTCTGCATATGCTGCGGCAACAGGGCGATGTAGAGGTGGTGGGACTGCTCACCACGTTGAACGGCCACTTTGATCGCGTGGCCATGCACAGCACGCGCCGGGCGCTGGTGGAGGCGCAGGCCGCCTCCGCGGGACTGCCTCTGGTGACGGTTCCGCTGCCATGGCCTTGCAGCAATGAGCAATACGAGGCGGCCATGGCCGGGGCCTGTGCGCAGGCGCGTGACGAGGGCGTGGAGGCGATGGCCTTCGGCGACCTTTTTCTCGAGGACGTGCGCCAATACCGCATCGATAAGCTGGCTGGAACAGGGCTGGAGCCGGTCTTTCCGCTGTGGGGACTGGATACGCGCGCGCTGGCTGAAGAGATGATCGCGGCGGGTGTGAAGACTCGGCTGGTCTGCGTCGATCCGCGCAAGCTGGGCAAGGAATTTGCCGGGCGCGATCTGGATGCGGCGCTGCTCGCCGAGTTGCCGCCGGAGGTGGACCCATGCGGCGAGCGCGGCGAATTTCACAGCTTTGTGTATGCCGGGCCGATGTTTCGCGAGGAGATTCTGATAGAGAGCGGGGAAGTGGTGGAGCGCGACGGCTTTGTGTTTGCGGATGTGAAACTGCGCGGCGCTTGA
- the pstS gene encoding phosphate ABC transporter substrate-binding protein PstS yields MNRRTLLASGLALALTGLTACNSKVSQPPLPVVGAGSMFVFPVMQRWTKDFSQIHTNVAMSYASTGDAAGLSLLESGKAAFAAVDEPLPPAELAAKHLLELPETAGPVCIIYHLPGIRQTLRLSGETLASIFLGKTTKWNDPAIQKDNPGLPLPDHAIAVFHRTDGSGSTALLTQYLAAASPAWQQKAGAGSTVSWPAGTGSEGSEDLASEVRDSPYSLGYVELTYAQENYLHTAALENAAGRFITPTGTSATAALDAFQNKLAANVNTAVVNPPATAASAYPIVGLNYLILPRDGATPAKQRALRQFAEFVLHNGQDISAELHFARLTPSLLQYDEQQLATMTANGHPLKRR; encoded by the coding sequence TTGAATCGCCGTACTCTTCTCGCCAGTGGACTGGCGCTTGCCCTTACCGGCTTGACCGCCTGCAATTCAAAGGTGAGCCAGCCTCCGCTGCCGGTGGTGGGCGCGGGCAGCATGTTCGTGTTCCCCGTGATGCAGCGCTGGACGAAGGACTTCTCCCAGATTCACACCAACGTGGCCATGAGTTATGCCTCCACCGGTGATGCGGCCGGCTTGTCCCTGCTTGAGAGCGGCAAGGCGGCCTTCGCGGCCGTCGATGAACCGCTGCCCCCGGCGGAACTGGCCGCGAAGCATCTGCTGGAATTACCGGAGACGGCGGGGCCGGTGTGCATCATCTACCATCTGCCGGGCATCCGGCAGACGCTGCGCCTCAGCGGTGAGACGCTGGCAAGCATCTTTCTCGGCAAGACCACGAAGTGGAACGATCCGGCCATTCAAAAGGACAACCCAGGCCTCCCGCTGCCCGATCACGCCATCGCTGTCTTTCACCGCACCGATGGCAGCGGCTCGACTGCCCTGCTGACCCAGTATCTGGCCGCGGCCAGCCCCGCCTGGCAACAGAAGGCCGGCGCCGGGTCCACCGTGAGCTGGCCGGCGGGCACCGGCAGCGAAGGCAGCGAAGACCTCGCCTCAGAAGTGCGCGATTCCCCCTACAGCCTGGGCTATGTGGAGTTGACCTACGCACAGGAAAACTACCTGCACACGGCGGCGCTCGAGAATGCAGCCGGGCGCTTCATCACGCCCACCGGCACAAGCGCGACAGCCGCTCTGGATGCATTTCAAAACAAGCTGGCAGCAAACGTGAACACGGCCGTGGTCAATCCCCCCGCGACTGCGGCGTCAGCCTATCCCATCGTCGGCCTCAACTACCTGATCCTGCCTCGTGACGGTGCTACCCCCGCGAAGCAGCGGGCGCTTCGGCAGTTCGCGGAGTTCGTGCTGCACAATGGTCAGGACATCTCCGCCGAGTTGCACTTTGCACGATTGACGCCCTCGCTGCTCCAGTATGACGAGCAGCAGCTCGCCACCATGACTGCCAACGGGCACCCTCTCAAAAGGAGGTAA
- a CDS encoding secretin N-terminal domain-containing protein: protein MKRSTLAFALALSLVLIFAAAPRAQAQSAHRLYKQGQKAENRGDLQAAYDDYSQAYKKKPSDERYRVAYERVLFPVAAQHVQHGEQLEKLGDNSGALAEFMQALTIDPSNELATQDIAALRNKINAVANHSNSESPRTAGEAFAQLAPPLQLKPIANEPLTLHMVQDSKVIYETVGKAAGINVLFDPDYVSKRIQVDLANTTLQQALRIISTVSNTFYRVITPNTIFVAADTRAKRMQLEDQAVQTFYLHNVTQQSDFTDIQTALRNVFQTAHIFGVASQNAIVMRATPDELLLARQLIGQLDQPKPEVLVDVAVLEVSRNFERKIGLQLPQTATVNLQASTSSSSSSSSSSSSSSSSSSSTSSSLTLNNLAHLNSNNFAVTIGQAEADLLLTNTDTQIIQEPRIRASDGQDAQLKIGEKLPVATGSYQTGAATAIVSSLVNTQFQYLDVGVNIDVKPTVLSDRDVSMKVKIDVSSTNGTENLGGVDEPIITQRVADETIRLKNGEANLIGGIRQVQTSNSLSGTPGLSELPLLKYIFGVHDHTVSKDDLVILLIPHVVSAPTTNPNDLQPIDTGTSDAFQVRTVSQGEPAPQPAPAAQTPAAGTQAAQAQSSVTQPAQPQTSPQAVAHQAMQQMTQEASSGPPALLQLMPSQTTVKPGSTFQLAVHMEGGRDVYSVPMKLKYDASRLSLVNVNLQGAGRAQMSFLGKDGQAVALVHRDDGGGNVEISASRPPGVKGVSGSGNLCVLTFKAKAPGAATVQITRPVIRNSQQQTMPAVGSLAVVQVQ, encoded by the coding sequence ATGAAGCGCAGCACGCTCGCATTTGCCCTTGCTCTCAGCCTGGTCCTGATTTTTGCGGCCGCCCCACGCGCGCAGGCTCAGTCCGCGCACCGTTTGTACAAGCAAGGCCAGAAGGCCGAAAATCGTGGCGACCTGCAGGCGGCCTACGACGACTACTCCCAGGCCTATAAGAAAAAGCCCTCGGACGAACGCTATCGCGTGGCGTATGAGCGCGTGCTGTTTCCGGTAGCGGCCCAGCATGTGCAGCATGGCGAGCAACTGGAGAAGCTGGGCGACAACTCCGGCGCGCTGGCTGAGTTCATGCAGGCGCTCACCATCGACCCGAGCAACGAGCTGGCCACGCAGGACATTGCCGCGCTGCGGAACAAGATCAATGCGGTTGCGAATCACAGCAACAGTGAATCTCCGCGCACGGCTGGAGAGGCCTTTGCCCAGCTCGCGCCGCCGCTGCAGCTCAAGCCGATTGCCAATGAGCCGCTGACGCTGCACATGGTGCAGGACAGCAAGGTTATTTACGAGACGGTAGGCAAGGCTGCCGGCATCAATGTGCTCTTTGATCCGGATTACGTTTCGAAGCGCATTCAGGTGGACCTGGCCAATACCACGCTGCAGCAGGCGTTGCGCATTATCTCGACCGTTTCGAATACCTTCTACCGCGTCATCACGCCCAACACAATTTTTGTCGCTGCAGACACGCGCGCCAAGCGCATGCAGTTGGAAGACCAGGCCGTGCAGACCTTTTACCTGCACAACGTGACGCAGCAGAGCGACTTCACGGATATTCAGACTGCGCTGCGCAACGTCTTCCAGACCGCGCACATCTTTGGGGTGGCCAGCCAGAATGCGATTGTGATGCGCGCCACGCCGGATGAGCTGTTGCTCGCGCGCCAGTTGATCGGCCAGCTCGATCAGCCTAAGCCCGAGGTACTGGTGGATGTGGCGGTGCTGGAAGTGAGCCGCAACTTCGAGCGCAAGATCGGTCTGCAGTTGCCTCAGACCGCGACGGTGAACCTGCAGGCATCGACGTCGAGCAGCAGTTCCAGTTCGTCTTCGAGCAGCAGTTCCAGCTCAAGTTCCAGTTCGACTTCGAGCAGCCTGACGCTCAACAATCTTGCTCACCTGAACTCGAATAACTTTGCCGTCACCATCGGTCAGGCGGAGGCCGATCTGCTGCTGACCAATACCGATACGCAGATCATCCAGGAGCCGCGCATTCGCGCCTCGGACGGTCAGGACGCGCAGTTGAAGATCGGCGAGAAGCTGCCCGTCGCCACTGGCTCTTACCAGACCGGCGCGGCCACGGCCATCGTCAGCTCGCTTGTCAACACGCAGTTCCAGTACCTTGACGTGGGCGTGAACATTGACGTGAAACCCACCGTGCTCTCTGACCGCGATGTGTCGATGAAGGTGAAGATTGACGTCTCCTCGACCAACGGCACCGAGAATCTGGGAGGCGTCGATGAGCCGATCATCACGCAGCGCGTGGCCGACGAAACGATTCGCCTCAAGAACGGCGAAGCCAATCTGATTGGCGGCATCCGGCAGGTACAGACCAGCAATTCGCTGAGCGGCACGCCGGGGCTGTCAGAACTGCCGCTGCTCAAATACATCTTTGGCGTGCATGATCATACCGTCTCGAAAGATGACCTGGTCATTCTGCTGATTCCGCATGTGGTGAGCGCGCCGACGACGAATCCCAATGATCTGCAGCCGATTGATACCGGCACCAGTGACGCCTTCCAGGTGCGCACAGTCAGCCAGGGGGAACCCGCTCCACAGCCTGCCCCCGCGGCGCAGACCCCGGCCGCGGGAACACAAGCTGCACAGGCGCAATCTTCCGTGACCCAGCCTGCACAGCCACAGACGTCGCCCCAGGCCGTTGCGCATCAGGCGATGCAGCAGATGACCCAGGAGGCGAGCAGCGGTCCGCCGGCCTTGTTGCAGCTCATGCCGAGCCAGACGACGGTGAAGCCGGGCAGCACCTTTCAGCTTGCGGTGCATATGGAAGGCGGCCGGGATGTGTACTCCGTGCCGATGAAGCTCAAGTACGACGCCTCACGTCTAAGCCTGGTCAACGTCAATCTGCAAGGGGCCGGGCGAGCGCAGATGAGCTTCCTCGGCAAAGACGGGCAGGCGGTCGCGCTGGTGCATCGCGATGACGGCGGCGGCAATGTGGAGATCTCCGCCTCGCGGCCACCCGGTGTCAAGGGCGTGAGCGGCAGCGGCAATCTCTGCGTCCTTACTTTCAAGGCAAAGGCTCCGGGCGCGGCGACCGTGCAGATTACGCGGCCCGTGATTCGCAACAGCCAGCAGCAGACCATGCCCGCCGTGGGCTCGCTCGCTGTGGTGCAGGTGCAGTAA
- a CDS encoding leucyl aminopeptidase — protein MKTTLVSTPLAQLETELLAVFATDTAPAADMANGTQASPQVQLLTRDAALDAAVKTILASGDFKAEANETLLIHAPQGMAARRLLLVGAGKQARFTVHALRKAAGSAVRAARAKNIREATLAIPQSQGLDVTATARALGHGAAVADFDPDFYRSDRKDKSLQSLTLALPEATDANAAEAGLREGIALGESQNLTRTLVNEPGNRLTPTLLGEQAKKMCAEQGLRCQVYSSEKLHELKMGSFWSVTQGSDEPPALIVMEYTPEGAAEGPVLGLVGKGITFDSGGLSLKPADSMEKMKYDMAGAAAMIGAMRAIALLKPRIKVISVICSAENMPSGKAQKPGDVQISMIGKSIEVLNTDAEGRLVLADGLAYAKQLGATHLIDAATLTGAVMVALGGVNAGVFCNDEEAWQHFEAALGQSGEKFWRLPLDEEYREMLRSPIADIKNVGGRYGGASTAAMFLKEFVGDTPWVHLDIAGTAWMDEAKPWMSSGPSGIAMPSIVEWVRSFAR, from the coding sequence ATGAAAACCACCCTCGTTTCGACTCCTCTCGCTCAACTTGAGACCGAACTTCTGGCTGTCTTTGCCACCGATACGGCCCCTGCCGCAGACATGGCCAACGGAACGCAGGCCTCGCCTCAAGTCCAACTGCTGACCCGCGACGCTGCGCTCGATGCCGCAGTGAAAACCATTCTGGCCAGCGGCGACTTCAAAGCTGAGGCCAACGAGACCCTGCTGATCCATGCGCCGCAAGGGATGGCTGCGCGGCGTCTGCTGCTGGTGGGTGCCGGCAAACAGGCCCGGTTCACCGTGCATGCATTGCGCAAGGCCGCAGGCAGCGCCGTTCGCGCCGCCCGGGCAAAGAACATTCGTGAGGCCACGCTCGCTATCCCTCAGTCCCAGGGATTGGACGTGACGGCCACGGCACGCGCGCTGGGCCATGGCGCGGCCGTCGCCGATTTTGATCCGGACTTCTACCGCTCTGACCGCAAGGACAAGAGCCTGCAATCGCTGACGCTGGCGCTGCCGGAAGCCACAGACGCGAACGCCGCCGAAGCCGGACTGCGCGAAGGCATCGCGCTGGGCGAGTCGCAAAACCTCACCCGCACGCTGGTCAATGAGCCGGGCAATCGCCTGACGCCCACCCTCCTCGGCGAGCAGGCGAAGAAGATGTGTGCCGAGCAAGGCCTGCGCTGCCAGGTCTACAGCAGCGAGAAGCTGCATGAGCTGAAGATGGGCTCTTTCTGGAGCGTGACGCAGGGCTCCGACGAGCCGCCCGCGCTGATCGTGATGGAGTACACGCCGGAGGGCGCGGCCGAAGGCCCCGTGCTCGGGCTGGTGGGCAAGGGCATCACCTTTGACTCGGGCGGCCTCTCGCTCAAGCCCGCCGACAGCATGGAGAAGATGAAATATGACATGGCGGGCGCGGCGGCCATGATCGGCGCCATGCGCGCCATCGCTCTGCTCAAGCCCCGTATCAAAGTCATCAGCGTCATCTGCTCGGCTGAGAACATGCCCTCCGGCAAGGCGCAGAAGCCCGGCGACGTACAGATTTCGATGATCGGCAAGTCCATCGAGGTACTCAACACCGATGCCGAAGGCCGCCTGGTGCTGGCCGACGGCCTCGCATACGCTAAGCAGCTCGGCGCAACCCACCTCATTGACGCGGCCACGCTCACCGGCGCGGTGATGGTGGCGCTGGGTGGCGTGAATGCGGGCGTGTTCTGCAACGACGAAGAGGCCTGGCAACACTTCGAGGCAGCACTCGGCCAGTCGGGCGAAAAGTTCTGGCGTCTGCCCCTCGACGAGGAATACCGCGAGATGCTGCGCTCCCCCATCGCCGACATCAAGAACGTCGGCGGCCGTTATGGCGGCGCCAGCACGGCGGCAATGTTCCTGAAAGAGTTTGTCGGCGACACGCCCTGGGTGCATCTCGATATCGCGGGCACGGCCTGGATGGACGAGGCCAAGCCCTGGATGTCGAGCGGACCAAGCGGCATCGCCATGCCCAGCATTGTGGAGTGGGTGCGCAGCTTCGCCCGATAG
- a CDS encoding beta-glucosidase, whose amino-acid sequence MRNKRFHSAFLALMLAVGAPVALQAQGPIPDSPAVEQQVNALLAKLTLQQKLELLGGVDSMYTHAEPSIGLPRLKMSDDSLGVRTWGPDTSYAANIALAASWDPSLAGEIGSALGRDARARGVNFILGPGVNIYRAPMDGRNFEFMGEDPYLASRMVVPWIKGVQSQDVIATVKHYAANNAEYDRHNINAIISEQALHEIYLPAFRAAVEQGHVGAVMDSYNLVNGEHSTQNKELNIDILRKRWGFKGILMSDWVATYSTVGAANGGLDLEMPFAEYMSPKKLSAAIQSGQVSVATINGKVRNILRDAVRWGFLNHDQLDTSMPRDSFQNTQVALREALESTTLLKNDGHLLPLNPARVRTLAIIGPDAWPMPEAGGSSNVTPYNSTSFLTGLMRFGGEKIKVLYLQGLPTTRELFQQTKWVVPANGSKWNAVKVETFDNPNFTGTPEVHTQPAMDAYVAQEWTPAAKVRKSMRMTAEFLPKTTGQYIVVAGAGGSDRYQVMVNGKQVLEETEHEGQAPLSAEIPLTAGQTAQIEVKYWPDASYPRFGMGIVAADKVVDPEAAKIAAQADAAVVAVGFDHATESEGFDRSYALPWGQQELINSVAKANKHTIVALVAGGAVATQGWLDNVPALLQTWYPGQEGGVALAQILFGEHDPEGHLPMSWARAWKDNPTYHYYYGPKVPWGQVEPVKYGEGVFLGYRYYTTYDKKPLFPFGFGMSYTSFQYSHLQVSPETATPAGGIQVAFDVTNTGDRAGADVAQVYVGDPSAKIKRPVEELKGFEKVRLEPGQTQHVVVTLDHRALAYWSEAKHGWEVDPGKFTVFAGDSSENLPLKGSFEVK is encoded by the coding sequence GTGAGGAATAAAAGGTTTCATTCGGCTTTTCTTGCCTTGATGCTTGCCGTGGGCGCACCCGTCGCGCTCCAGGCACAAGGCCCCATTCCCGACAGCCCGGCCGTGGAGCAGCAGGTGAACGCCCTGCTCGCGAAGCTGACCCTGCAACAAAAACTGGAGCTGCTGGGCGGCGTGGACAGCATGTACACGCATGCCGAGCCCTCGATCGGGTTGCCGCGGCTCAAGATGTCAGACGACTCTCTCGGCGTACGTACCTGGGGCCCGGACACCTCATACGCCGCCAACATCGCTCTGGCGGCCTCCTGGGATCCAAGCCTGGCCGGCGAAATCGGCTCAGCTTTGGGCCGCGACGCGCGGGCACGCGGCGTCAACTTCATCCTCGGCCCCGGCGTGAACATCTATCGCGCGCCCATGGATGGCCGCAACTTCGAGTTCATGGGCGAAGACCCCTATCTGGCGAGCCGCATGGTGGTGCCCTGGATCAAGGGCGTACAAAGCCAGGACGTCATCGCCACCGTGAAGCATTACGCCGCCAACAACGCCGAATATGACCGCCACAACATCAACGCCATCATCAGCGAGCAGGCGTTGCATGAGATCTATTTGCCAGCCTTCCGTGCGGCAGTGGAGCAGGGCCATGTCGGCGCGGTCATGGACTCCTACAACCTCGTGAACGGCGAGCACTCGACGCAGAACAAGGAACTGAACATCGATATTCTGCGCAAGCGCTGGGGCTTCAAGGGCATTCTCATGTCCGACTGGGTGGCCACCTACAGCACGGTGGGCGCGGCCAACGGCGGCCTTGATCTGGAGATGCCTTTTGCGGAGTACATGAGCCCCAAGAAGCTGTCGGCTGCCATTCAGAGCGGCCAGGTCTCCGTCGCGACCATCAACGGCAAAGTGCGCAACATTCTGCGCGATGCCGTGCGGTGGGGCTTCCTGAACCACGACCAGCTCGACACGAGCATGCCGCGCGACAGCTTCCAAAACACGCAGGTCGCGCTCCGAGAGGCGCTTGAGAGCACCACTCTGCTCAAGAATGACGGGCACCTGCTACCGCTCAACCCCGCGCGGGTGCGGACACTCGCCATCATCGGCCCCGACGCATGGCCCATGCCTGAAGCTGGCGGCAGCTCAAACGTTACCCCGTATAACTCCACCAGCTTTTTGACCGGCCTGATGCGCTTCGGCGGCGAAAAGATCAAGGTGCTCTATCTGCAGGGCCTGCCCACCACCAGGGAGCTGTTCCAGCAGACGAAGTGGGTGGTTCCGGCCAACGGCAGCAAATGGAACGCCGTCAAGGTAGAGACCTTTGACAATCCCAACTTCACCGGCACACCTGAAGTGCACACTCAGCCGGCGATGGATGCCTATGTGGCGCAGGAGTGGACTCCCGCAGCCAAGGTGCGCAAGAGCATGCGCATGACGGCGGAGTTCCTGCCGAAGACCACAGGGCAATACATCGTGGTGGCCGGTGCCGGCGGCTCCGACCGCTACCAGGTCATGGTCAACGGCAAGCAGGTGCTGGAAGAGACCGAGCACGAGGGCCAGGCACCCCTCTCGGCGGAGATTCCGCTGACCGCCGGGCAGACCGCCCAAATCGAAGTGAAGTACTGGCCCGACGCCTCATACCCGCGCTTTGGCATGGGCATTGTGGCCGCGGACAAAGTCGTGGACCCCGAAGCAGCCAAAATCGCCGCCCAGGCCGATGCCGCCGTGGTGGCCGTGGGCTTTGACCACGCGACCGAAAGCGAAGGCTTCGATCGCAGCTATGCGCTGCCGTGGGGCCAGCAGGAGCTGATCAACTCCGTCGCCAAGGCCAACAAGCACACCATCGTGGCGCTGGTCGCCGGCGGAGCGGTGGCCACGCAGGGCTGGCTCGACAACGTTCCGGCACTGCTGCAGACCTGGTACCCCGGACAGGAAGGCGGCGTAGCCCTGGCGCAGATTCTCTTTGGCGAGCACGATCCCGAAGGTCATCTGCCCATGAGCTGGGCGCGGGCATGGAAGGACAACCCGACCTACCACTACTACTATGGCCCCAAGGTGCCATGGGGTCAGGTCGAGCCGGTGAAGTATGGCGAGGGCGTCTTCCTCGGCTACCGCTACTACACCACCTACGACAAGAAGCCGCTCTTCCCCTTCGGCTTTGGAATGTCCTACACGAGCTTCCAGTACAGCCACCTGCAAGTTTCGCCAGAGACAGCGACCCCGGCAGGCGGCATTCAGGTCGCGTTTGACGTAACCAACACCGGCGACCGGGCCGGTGCGGACGTGGCACAGGTATACGTGGGCGACCCCTCGGCCAAAATCAAGCGGCCCGTCGAAGAGCTGAAAGGCTTTGAAAAGGTTCGCCTGGAGCCGGGCCAGACCCAGCACGTCGTGGTAACGCTGGACCATCGCGCACTGGCCTACTGGAGTGAAGCAAAGCATGGCTGGGAGGTCGATCCGGGCAAGTTCACGGTCTTTGCCGGGGACTCGTCGGAAAACCTGCCGCTGAAGGGCTCATTTGAAGTGAAATAA
- the yihA gene encoding ribosome biogenesis GTP-binding protein YihA/YsxC: MQVYPKFMRSAMATEHFPPVTAPEFAFLGRSNVGKSSLINALLGSKQAKVSSTPGRTRAINFFSLTTSPERQQPNFLFADLPGYGYAKISKSISAEWPKFIEPYLAERPSLALCLCLVDSNIPPQPSDAQLTEFLRSIGRPYLVVATKADRLSGNGRTKAKQTLSRALEAENLLLCSAKTGLGMKELWGEIHRVAAEATEAMKQNQRPPSA; this comes from the coding sequence ATGCAGGTTTATCCCAAATTTATGCGCTCGGCGATGGCTACCGAGCATTTCCCGCCAGTCACCGCGCCGGAGTTCGCCTTCCTGGGCCGCTCCAACGTGGGCAAATCGAGCCTCATCAACGCGCTGCTCGGCTCAAAACAGGCCAAGGTCTCGTCCACGCCGGGGCGCACGCGCGCCATCAACTTCTTCAGCCTCACCACCTCGCCGGAGCGGCAGCAGCCGAACTTCCTCTTTGCCGATCTGCCGGGCTACGGTTACGCCAAGATTTCGAAATCCATCTCCGCCGAGTGGCCCAAGTTCATCGAGCCTTACCTCGCCGAACGGCCCAGCCTTGCGCTGTGCCTGTGCCTGGTGGACAGCAACATTCCGCCGCAGCCCAGCGACGCGCAACTGACGGAGTTCCTGCGCAGCATCGGACGGCCCTATCTCGTCGTGGCCACCAAGGCCGACCGCCTCTCAGGCAATGGACGCACCAAGGCCAAACAAACCCTGAGCCGCGCGCTCGAAGCAGAAAATCTGCTGCTGTGCTCGGCGAAGACCGGCCTGGGAATGAAAGAACTCTGGGGTGAAATTCATCGCGTGGCCGCCGAAGCAACCGAGGCCATGAAGCAGAACCAGCGCCCGCCGTCGGCCTAA
- a CDS encoding type II secretion system protein: MVSPFQSGQERKPAGCGSAASRGETGLTLVELIVTVTIISILAAAALPMMRFQAKRQKEQMLRHDLWEMRAAIDAYHDAADKGAFQTKVDSMNYPPSLHKLVDGVDIQGKTVRFLRKIPVDPMTGHAKWGMRSMQDDPDSTSWGGQNVFDVYSLSDGTALDGTKYSTW; this comes from the coding sequence GTGGTTTCTCCGTTCCAGTCCGGACAAGAGCGCAAGCCAGCAGGCTGCGGGAGCGCGGCTAGCCGCGGCGAGACCGGGCTGACGCTGGTTGAGCTGATCGTGACCGTCACGATCATCTCGATTCTGGCTGCGGCGGCGCTGCCGATGATGCGCTTTCAGGCCAAGCGGCAAAAAGAGCAGATGCTGCGCCACGATCTATGGGAGATGCGCGCGGCCATTGATGCGTATCATGACGCCGCCGACAAGGGCGCCTTTCAGACCAAGGTGGATAGCATGAACTATCCGCCCAGCCTGCATAAGCTGGTGGATGGAGTGGACATTCAGGGCAAGACGGTGCGGTTCCTGCGCAAGATTCCTGTCGACCCGATGACAGGTCACGCCAAGTGGGGCATGCGCTCGATGCAGGACGACCCGGACAGTACCTCTTGGGGTGGCCAGAATGTCTTTGATGTGTACTCATTGTCAGACGGAACAGCGCTGGACGGGACAAAATACTCGACGTGGTAA
- the smpB gene encoding SsrA-binding protein SmpB, with protein MAKHTTIQTQPAPSAKPKPRDPVAAGERDAAQNRAASHNYFLLEKYEAGVALRGTEVKSIREGKANLKDAYGLIKDGEAFLLNAHIGPYSHGNYTNHEALRTRKLLLNQTELKKLWGKTQQKGFTLIPTRLYFRNGRVKCELAVAKGKQDWDKRETERKREADREARAAIDRSKKA; from the coding sequence ATGGCAAAGCATACGACCATCCAGACACAACCGGCTCCCAGCGCCAAGCCGAAGCCCCGCGACCCCGTCGCGGCCGGCGAGCGGGACGCGGCTCAGAACCGGGCGGCGAGCCACAATTACTTCCTGCTCGAAAAGTACGAAGCCGGCGTGGCGCTGCGCGGAACCGAGGTGAAGTCGATCCGCGAGGGCAAGGCCAACCTCAAAGACGCTTACGGTCTTATCAAGGATGGCGAAGCCTTTCTGCTCAATGCTCATATCGGGCCATACTCCCACGGAAACTACACGAATCACGAAGCTCTGCGCACCCGCAAGCTGCTGCTGAACCAGACAGAACTCAAGAAACTATGGGGAAAGACGCAGCAGAAGGGATTCACGCTCATCCCGACGCGGCTTTATTTCCGTAACGGGCGCGTGAAGTGCGAGTTGGCCGTGGCCAAGGGCAAACAGGACTGGGACAAGCGGGAAACCGAGCGCAAACGCGAGGCCGACCGCGAAGCCCGCGCCGCCATCGACCGCAGCAAGAAGGCCTGA
- a CDS encoding type II secretion system protein: MQKHLRRREQGFTLIELIVVMMIIAILTAIAVPRFTAAIQNAREAALKEDLHVMRDAIDAYTMDKGKAPQSLDDLVQAGYLRAIPTDPMTHSSQTWVTDSSDTLMDVNEEQSGIDDVHSGSDATGSNGKPYSSW; encoded by the coding sequence GTGCAGAAACATCTTCGCAGGCGGGAGCAGGGCTTCACGCTGATTGAGCTGATTGTCGTGATGATGATCATCGCGATTCTGACGGCGATTGCCGTGCCGCGCTTTACGGCGGCGATTCAGAATGCCCGCGAGGCCGCGCTCAAAGAGGACCTGCACGTCATGCGCGATGCTATCGATGCCTACACCATGGACAAGGGCAAGGCGCCGCAGTCGCTCGACGACCTGGTGCAGGCGGGTTATCTGCGCGCGATTCCGACGGACCCGATGACTCACTCCAGCCAGACGTGGGTGACAGACTCGAGCGACACTTTGATGGATGTAAACGAAGAGCAGAGCGGTATTGATGACGTCCACAGCGGCTCGGATGCTACGGGGTCCAATGGGAAGCCGTACTCCAGTTGGTAG